In the genome of Streptomyces violaceoruber, the window CGGGTTCTGGGGAGCCGGCAGGTACTTGCAGTGCGTTGCAGCAAGAATTCTGCAAGCGGTTGCGGTCGTGACCGTAAGGGCGGCCTTCAACCACGGTCAACCCCTCCCGCACACCGGAAAGTTGAAGCGCGACCTCTTTACGACCCCGCCGCGTACGGGTACCTTCCGGCTGCCGTAAGAGATTTCTGCAACTTTCCGTTCACCCTTTCAAACCCCTCGCGTTCGATCGTCCGCCCGCTGCTTCGCCCCCTCCCCGGAGACAACGCATGAGACACACAAGACACATGAGACACACGGGACGTACAAGACGTACGAGGCGCATCGAACGCATCCGTATGCGATGGCTCGGCCGGCCGTTGACTGTCGCCGTCGCCGTCGCCGCCGTCCTGTCAGCGGTGCCCGCCCCACCCGCCGCCTCCCCCGCCGCGGACCCCGCCGCGGCGGCAGCCGAGCCCGGGAACACGGCGACCGTCTTCTACTACACGAAGACGAAGAACTGGGACCGGTACAACCTGCACTACGCATCCGACGGCGGCTCCTGGACCGAGGTCCCCGGCGTGGCGATGGAGGCCGCGTGCACGGACTGGGTGAAGAGGACGGTCCCCCTGGGCAGCGCCGAGGGGCTGCGGGCCACCTTCAACAACGGCTCGGGCACCTGGGACAACAACGGGGGCGAGAACTACGCCCTCGGCACCGGAGCCCTCACGGTCAAGGACGGCGTGGTCGCGCACTCCGACCCCTGCGCCGGGGGGCAGGATCCCGGCCCGACGCCGGGGGACGGCAACCGGGCCACCGTCTACTACTCCACCCGTACCCTCGGCTGGACCACCGCCAACATCCACTACCGGCCCGCCGGCGGCTCCTGGACCGCCGTCCCCGGCGTCGGCATGCGGGCCGCCTGCGCGGGCTGGTGGAAGAAGGACGTCGACCTGGGCGCGGCCACCTCGTTGACGGCCGCCTTCAACAACGGCAACGGGGTGTGGGACAACAACAAGGGCGCCGACTACACCCTGCCGGCCGGCGTCACGACCGTCGCCGACAACACGGTCACCGCCGACGCCGACGACCCGTGCGCCGAGGAGGTGCCCGACACGGCGGCGCCGACCGTCCCCGCCGGGGTGAGCGCGCGGGCCGACGGCGTGTCCGTCGTGCTGACCTGGGAGCCGTCCACCGACGACACGGGCGTCGCCAAGTACCAGGTGACCCGCAGCGGCGGCACCGGCGGGGAAGTCGTGAGCGACGTCGGCTCCACCGTCTTCTCCGACACCGGCCTGGAGGAGAGGACCACCTACACCTACACCGTCAGGGCGACCGACGCCGCGGGCAACGTCTCCGCGGCCTCGGCCGCCGCGATCGCCACCACCGGCAGGAGACCGCCGGCGCCCGCGGCGGGCAGGCCCCTGGCCACCGATCCCCGCAAGGACCCGATCTACTTCGTCCTCACCGCCCGCTTCAACGACGGCGACGCCACCAACAACCGGGGCGGCAGCCAGCACGAGAAGTCCGGCAACGCGGCGAACGACGACCCCATGTTCCGGGGCGACTTCAAGGGCCTGGTGAACAAGCTCGACTACATCAAGGGCCTCGGCTTCTCCGCCGTGTGGATCACCCCCGTGGTCCTCAACCGCTCGGACTACGACTACCACGGCTACCACGGCTACGACTTCTACAAGGTCGACCCGCGCCTGGAGTCCGCCGGCGCCTCCTACCAGGACCTCATCGACGCCGCCCACGCCAAGGGCATGAAGATCTACCAGGACGTCGTCTACAACCACTCCTCCCGGTGGGGCGCCAGGGGCCTGTTCACCCCGACCGTCTACGGGGTGCGCGACTCCCAGTGGAGCTGGTACTACGACGAGAAGCAGCCCGGCTTCGAGTACGACGGCCTGACCGTCGAGCCCAAGAGCGGCAAGTCGTACTACAACGGCGACCTGTGGTCCACCGCCGAGCCGACCGGCAACACCTGCGTGAACTGGGGCAGACCCACCGGCGCCAAGAGCCCCGAGGGCTACACCCTCTACGACTGCCAGTGGCCCAGCCCGACGTCCGGCATGTTCCCCAAGGCGCTCTACCACAACTGCTGGATCGGCAACTGGGAGGGCGAGGACTCCCGTTCCTGCTGGCTGCACGAGGACCTCGCCGACTTCAACACCGAGAACCCCCAGGTGCAGAACTACCTCATCGGCGCCTACGACAAGTACATCGACATGGGCGTCGACGGCTTCCGCGTCGACACGGCCGTGCACATTCCGCGCACCACCTGGAACCGACGCTTCCTGCCGGCGATCCAGGAGCGCGTCGCCCAGCAGCACGGCGCCGAGGCCGCGAAGAACTTCTTCGTCTTCGGCGAGGTGGCGGCCTTCGTCAACGACAAGTGGAACCGCGGCTCGGTCAACCACTCGGCGCAGTTCTACACGTGGAAGGAGCGCAAGGAGTACAGCGCCGACGACGCGAAGGCGGCCCTGGAGATGTACGAGTACGAGCAGCAGCAGGGCACGGGCAACCAGCCCACGTCGGCCAACGCCTTCCTGGAGGGCAACAGCTACCACGTCCCGGACCACAGCCGCTTCTCCGGCATGAACGTCATCGACATGCGCATGCACATGAACTTCGGTGACGCGAGCAACGCCTTCCACAACGGCAAGGACTCCGACGACAGCTACAACGACGCCACGTACAACGTCGTCTACGTCGACAGCCACGACTACGGCCCGAACAAGAGCAGCGAGCGCTTTTCCGGCGGCACCGACGCCTGGGCCGAGAACATGTCGCTGATGTGGACCTTCCGCGGCATCCCGACCCTCTACTACGGCTCGGAGATCGAGTTCCAGAAGGGCAGGAAGATCGACTGCGGCCCCACCTGCCCCCTCGCCACGACCGGTCGCGCCTACTACGGCGACCACCTCGCCGGCGACGTGACGGCCTCCGACTTCTCCCGGGTCGACTCGGCCACCGGCGCCGTCGCCACGACACTGGCACAGCCCCTGGTCAAGCACGTACAGCGGCTCAACCAGATCCGCCGGGCCGTCCCCGCCCTCCAGATGGGCCAGTACTCCACGGACGGCGTCACCGGGGACATGGCCTTCAAACGGCGCTACACCGACGGCGGCACGGACAGCTTCGCCCTCGTCACCGTCTCGGGCGGCGCCGCCTACGACGGCATCCCCAACGGCACCTACCGGGACGCGGTCACCGGCGACACCCGCACCGTCACCGACGGCCGCCTCACCGTCGCCGCACCCGGCAAGGGCAACCTGCGGGTGTATGTCCTGAACGGTCCGGGGAAGATCGGAGCGGACGGTCCGTATCTGAAGTAGGCCGCCGGAAGCCTCCGACGTGGGGCCGGCAGCGTTCGCCGTCGGCCCCGCACGTCGCGCTGCACGGTTGCTCAGGACGTCGCCGCGTTCCGGTGACGGGCTCGGTGGGTGCGCCGCAGTCTCCTGCCGGCTGCCCAGCAGCGCGTGGCTTCCTACTACGACTTCCTCTTCTTGGGCTTCTCCTCAAGGCCCGGCAGCGGACGGGCGTCCCTCAGTGTGCCGCCCTTCTTCTTCGCCCGCGCCTTCCCCGCCCGATTCGCCGGCGCCTGGCGCTTCCGCCTGCGCTTCGTCACCCCGCTGTTCAGCCAGTCGCGTGCCGTCCTCATCTCCCGCAGCAACTTGGTGCGTTCGGGTTTCGGCAGGGTGACTATCGAGTCCTCCGCTTGTTCGAGAAGACCCACCACGAGCCTTCCGTCCTGCCTCGTCCGTGCACCGCGCAGAGCCTCAGAGAGCGGTGTGACCTCCAGAGCCGAGGCGCGGGCCTCGACATGGACGATGGTTCGCCGGGTCGCCGGCTCGGCCGTCTGTGCGGCGATCCGTCCGTCGGTGGTGAGCGCCAGACGCGCCGGAGCGGTGCGGGACGGCATTCCGTACACGGCGAAAGCCCGGTCGGTCTCCCGCTGACACCAGCGCTTCAACACCTGTGCCGTGGCCGGTGCCCCGCCTCCGGCAGCGGCGACGACTTCCCGGATATAGGGCGGCGGTTCGCCCGCGCCGGTTCTCAGAAGGGCCGACAGTAGCGGTGCGCCCTCTTCACCCGCTTGTTCAACGGCGAGGAGCAGGCCGACCCGGTCCTGCGAGGAAACCTTCAGCAAGTCACCACCAGCCGTGCGGCACAGCACCTCCCAGGTGGGCCGGGCGCGGAAGCGTGCGGCGCTGATCAGCGCCCCCCTCAGCGCCCGGACCTGGTCGTCGCGCGACCTCGGCGCCGCCGCGACACCTGCCACATCGAGAGGTCGCGAGCCTGATGTACGGCGTCGCAGCTCGGCTCCTGGCACGCGCAGCCCCTCGGGAGTCATGGCGCAGGCCCGGAGTGGCACCCATTCGGTGCTGTTGCGGGGGTCCTCCGCCCGGAGGCGGATGTGCCGCGCCGCGCCGTGTGTCTCGAAGCGGAATCGAAACAGATATCCGTACTCGTCGCACAGTGCTTCCACGGTTTCCGGTTGCACGGTGCTCGGCCCGAAGACCCAGTCGAGGGTGGTCGCCTCACCCGTCAGCCGATCACGTGTGCTGGTCCACTCGGCGTGGGAGAGCTTGCTGAACTGGAAGCGTACGTGCTGCTGTCCGCCCTTCCCGGCACGGAAGTCGACAGCGTCGCCGGGTCCGGACCCGAGATCGCGTGAGGTGGCACGTCCTCTGATCCCGAGTCTGCCGGTCCAGGCGACGAGGTCGTCCTTGATGAAGAGGTGGTCGGCACTGCTGGCTCCCGTGGCCGTGCGGTGGCAGGAGGTGTGGGGCCGGTGCGCGAAGTGGCAGACCTTGTCCCGGTACAGGCGGTCGGAAAGCTCGTTGCCACAGCCGCCGAGCTGCGTCCCGCACCAGTATGTGGAGGCACGGTGACCGCGGCGCCACCGCAGCAGTTCGTCAGCATCGGTCGGCAGAATTATGGCGCGTCCCGAGTTCGGGCTCCCGATCACCGCGGTCTGCACGAGTCTGCTGTCCGGCCCACTCACTGCTTCCCCCGGAAACTGTCCGCACCCGTCGGGGGCAGCGTCGCACTGATCATTTCGACATCAGTATGTAATCCGCACATTCACTTCACAAGCTGCCCCCCGTTCCAGCTGCTGTTCGGAGGACGCCCAGTCACGGCCATCCCCCGGCAGAGCCCGCTCCGGGGCCAGTGGTATCCATGTCATCGCCGACAGAACCCCAACGCGGCCCCACCGCGTTCGACGTCAATGCACGGCACACGTGTCGACTCGGTGCACGAAATCGGCGGCGGACGATCGAGGACCGGAGGGGGCCGTATGCAGGCCCAAGGAAACGTTGTTCGCCGATCTCGTGCAGGGCCGGGCCCGGCAGTTCAAGGTGTGCGCGCTGAGGCAGGTGTACACGCTCGGCCGCTGCCACGCCGGTCTCCCGCGCTCGCGTGTCTTTCCCCTCCGCGCTGCCGAGCGTACGGACTGACACTGACAGTGGGAGGAAAAGCCGGGGAGAGCGGGCCGATCACGTCATCCCGCTCTTGTCGTACTGCTCATGAAGGAGAACGCGCCCGGGTGCGGGCCCGATGATCGACTTTCCAGGGAACCTGACCAGTGCAGTGGATCGTCCTGTGGGGCAAGGACGAGTGGACGGGAAACGATGGTGGAGCGGGTGGGCCGTGGTGCGGCTTCGGTGGTGAAGACGACGCGACGGTGGGTGAGACGGCCGGGTTGGACTCGGCGGACGAATGGGCCGGGTCGGGCGAGCTGGACGCGCGGGCGCGGACGGGTGCTCGCCGGGGTGGCGGTGTGCACCGCTCTGCTGCTCTCGTTCCACCGTTCGGTGCCGAACCGCGTGGGCGGCTTGGGCAGTCTGCTGGAGTCCTTCCTGCCGTGGCTCGGCGTGGTCGTCGTGGTGCTGCTCGTCCTGGCGCTGGTGCGCCGCTCGGCGCTCGCGCTGGTGGCGCTGCTGCTGCCGGTGGCCGCCTGGACGTACCTGTTCGGCGGGCTGCTCCTGCCCGCGCCGGAGCCCGGCGCCGACGACCTGGTGGTGGTGCAGCACAACGTCAGCGACGAGAACACCGACCCCGAGGGCACGGCGCGTGCGCTGGTCCGTGCCGGGCCCGACCTGGTCGCCCTGGAGGAGCTGGTGCCGCCGGCGCTGGAGGTCTACGCGAAGACCCTCGCCCCCGACTATCCGTACCGGACGGTCCGGGGCACCGTCGGGCTCTGGTCGAAGTACCCGCTCTCCGGTTCACGCCCCCTGGACATCAAGCCGCGGGGCATCGAGGAGGAGTGGGAGCGCGGGCTGCGGACCGTGGCGCACACGCCGCGGGGCGAAGTCGCCGTCTATGTCGCGCACCTGCCGTCGGTCCGGGTGGGGGCGGGCGGTCTCGCGTCGTCCCGGCGGGACGAGAGCGCCGGTCTGCTGGGCGACGCCCTCGATGCGGAGGAGCTGCGGCGGGTGGTTCTGCTGGGCGATCTCAACGGCACGGTCGACGACCGGGCGCTGCGTCCCCTGACCGACTCGCTGAACGTGGCCGGGCGGGGCCTCGCCTTCAGCTTTCCCGCCGGTCTGCCGCTGGCCCGGATCGACCAGGTGATGGCCCGCGCCGGGACCGTCGGCGCCCTGCGCACCCTGCCCGCCACCGGCAGCGATCACCTTCCCGTCGTCGCCCAGGTCTCCTGGCACTGAAGCAAGCCGCTTGCGGTGTTTGCGTTAGCCTTTCGTCTGTGACGCGACGACTTGCTCAGGTGGCGAAGAAGGTTGGGGTCAGCGAGGCCACGGTCAGCCGGGTGCTCAACGGCAAACCGGGGGTCTCCGAGACGACCCGGCAGTCCGTACTGAGCGCGCTGGACGTCCTGGGCTACGAGCGGCCCACCCAGCTGCGCGGCGAGCGCGCCCGCCTGGTCGGCCTGGTCCTGCCCGAGTTGCAGAACCCGATCTTCCCCGCGTTCGCCGAGGTCATCGGCGGCGCGCTCGCCCAGCAGGGGCTGACCCCGGTGCTGTGCACCCAGACCAAGGGCGGCGTCTCCGAGGCCGACTACGTCGAGCTGCTGCTCCAACAGCAGGTTTCCGGAGTGGTGTTCGCGGGCGGACTGTTCGCGCAGGCGGACGCCCCGCACGACCACTACCGGCTGCTCGCCGAGCGCAACATCCCCGTGGTGCTCATCAACGCGTCGATCGAGAACCTCGACTTCCCGTGCATCGCCTGCGACGACGCCGTCGCCGTCGAGCAGTCCTGGCGGCACCTGGCGTCGCTGGGCCACGAGCGCATCGGCCTGGTGCTCGGCCCCTCCGACCACATCCCCTCGCGCCGGAAGCTGGCCGCCGCCCGCGAGGCGGCCCGGGCCGCCGGCGCGGAGCTGCCCGAGGAGTTCGTCGAGCGGGCCATGTTCTCCCTGGAGGGCGGCCAGGCCGCCGCCACCCGCCTCCTGGACCGCGGCATCACCGGCATCATCTGCGCCAGCGACCCCCTCGCCCTCGGCGCCGTCCGCGCCGCCCGCCGCCGCGGACACCGCGTACCCCACGACGTCTCCGTCGTCGGCTACGACGACAGCGCCTTCATGACCTGCACCGAACCACCCCTCACCACCGTCCGCCAACCCATCGAAGCCATGGGACGCGCCGCCGTCGACCTCCTCTGCGCACAAATCCAGGGCACCGAAGTCCCCCACGGCGAGCTGCTCTTCGAACCGGAACTCGTGGTCCGGGGCTCCACGGCCCAGCCGGCCGCCCGCTGACGGCTCCCCGTTCCCCTTCTCGACCGCAAGTTCCTTGCGGGAAATGGCAGTGGTTTGCGGCTACCCGACGTAGCGCGTGAAAGCCGCTGATCCGAGGATGCTCGAACGCCTCTCCGGCCCTCACCGACACCACCGGGCCCTGCCGCACGGCCACTTCACGCTGCCCATCCTGTAGACGACTCAACATTTCTCTGCAACTCTGCGAGCGCTCCGCGTAAATGTCAGAGAACATTGAGTGTCTACCTGATGTGGGGACAGATGAGAAACCGGAACTGGAGATCGCGGGCCCTGTGCACCGTGGTCGCGACCAGTCTTCTGGCGTTGGGAGGACCGCTGCTGTCGGCCACGGCAGCCGGTGGCCCCAACATCGCCGTGGGAGACGCCACCGCGGCGAGCAGCTCGCACGGTGAGTACGGCGCCGCCAACATCACCGACGGCAACCAGGGCACGTACTGGCAGAGCGGCGGCGGCAGCCTGCCCCAGTGGGTCCAGACCGACCTCGGTGCCACCGAGCGGATCGACGAGGTCGTCCTGAGACTGCCCGCCGGCTGGGAGAGCCGCGATCAGACGCTCTCCGTCCAGGGCAGCGCCGACGGTACGGGCTTCAGCACGCTCAAGACGTCCGCCACCTACGCCTTCGACCCGGGGTCGGGCAACACGGTCACCATCGCCTTCCCCGCCACCCAGACCCGGTTCGTGCGGGTGGACATCACGGCGAACACCGGGTGGCAGGCGGCCCAGCTGTCCGAGCTGGAGGTGCACGCGGCCGGGGAGTCGTCCGTGAACCTGGCCGCCGGCCGGCGGCTGACGGCGAGCAGTTCCACGGGCGCGTACACCCCCGGCAACGGCAACGACGGCAACAAGGCCACCTACTGGGAGAGCGCCAACAACGCCCTGCCGCAGTGGCTCCAGGCCGACCTCGGCTCCGCACGCCGGGTGAACCGCGTCGTCCTGCGGCTGCCGGACGGCTGGCCGACCCGCAGCCAGACGCTGAAGATCCAGGCCAGTGACAACGGATCGGACTTCACCGACCTGACCGCCGCGAAGGCCTACACGTTCGACGCGGCGGGCGGCCAGTCGGCCACGGTCACCTTCGACGCGGCCACCGCGCGCTACGTCCGGGTCCTGGTCACGGCCAACACCGGCCAGCCCGCCGCCCAGATCTCCGAGCTGGAGGTCTACGGCCCGGAGACGGGTGACACGCAGGCGCCCACGACTCCGGCGAACCTCGCGTTCACCGAGCCCGCCACCGGGCAGATCAGGCTCACCTGGAACGAGTCCTCGGACGACACCGCCGTCACGGGGTACGACGTCTACGCCAACGGCGATCTGCTGACCTCGGTCGCGGGTGACGTCACCACGTACACGGACACCAGGCCGGCCGGCACGACGGTCACCTACCACGTGCGCGCCAAGGACGCGGCCGGCAACCAGTCGGGCGACAGCAACTCGGTCACCCGCCGCGCCGACACCGGCGACACGCAGGCACCCACCGCGCCCTCGAACCTCGCCCTCACCGAACCGGTCCCCGGTCAGGTCAAACTGACGTGGACCGCCTCAACCGACGACAGGGGCGTCACCGGGTACGACGTCTACGCCGACAACAAGCTCCGCAAGAGCGTCGCGGGGAACGTCACCACCTACACCGACACCCAGCCCGCGTCGGCGAACGTGACCTACTTCGTGCGGGCGAAGGACGCGGCGGGCAACGAGTCGGGCGACAGCAACTCCGTGTTCCGGGGCGGCACCATGGACGGCTCGAACCTGGCCGTCGGCAAGCCGATCACCGCCTCGTCCCACATCCACACCTACGTCGCCGAGAACGCCAACGACAACAGCACCTCGACCTACTGGGAGGGGGCGGCGGGCGGCTACCCGAACACACTGACCCTGAAGCTGGGCGCGAACGCGGACGTCGACAGCGTCGTCCTCAAGCTCAACCCCGACGCCGGCTGGTCCAGGCGCACCCAGCACATCGAGGTGCTCGGCCGCGCCCAGGACGCGTCCGGCCTCACCTCCCTGGTGGCCGCCAGGGACTACGTCTTCGATCCCGCGAGCGGCGGCAACAGCGTGACGATACCCGTCGGCGAACGGGCCGCGGACGTCCAGCTGAAGGTCACCTCCAACACCGGGGCGACCGCCGGGCAGGTCGCCGAGTTCCAGGTCATCGGCACCCCGGCGCCCAACCCGGATCTCGAGGTGACCGGGCTGACCACGTCGCCCGGCTCCCCCGTCGAGTCGGACGAGATCACGGTGTCCGCCACCGTGCGCAACAGCGGTGCCGCCGACGCTCCGGCCGGCAAGGTCGCCGTCCGGCTGGGTGACACCAAGGTCGCCACCGCCGACGTCCCCGCCCTGGAGGCGGGTGCGCAGCGCACGGTCAGCGCGTCCCTCGGGGCCCGCGAGGCCGGTTCGTACGAACTGAGCGCGGTCGCCGACGAGGCGAACGAGATCATCGAGCAGAACGAGACCAACAACACCTACACCCGGCCCGATCCGCTGGTCGTCAAGCCGGTCCAGAGCTCCGACCTGGTCGCCGCCGCCGTCACCACCTCGCCGTCCAGTCCGGCCGCCGGTGACGACGTGACGTTCAGGGTCGCGCTGAGGAACCAGGGCACCCAGGACTCGGCGGGCGGCGGCCACCCGGTGACGCTCGCACTTGTCGACTCCAAGGGCGACACCGTCAAGACCCTCACCGGCACGCACTCCGGTGTCATCGCCGCCGGCTCGACGGCCCCGGCCGTGAGCCTCGGCACCTGGAAGGCGGCCAACGGCTCGTACTCGCTGAAGGTGACGGTCGCCGACGACGCGAACGAGCTGCCGGTCAAGCGGGAGAACAACACCTCCACGCAGCCGCTGTTCGTCGGACGCGGCGCGAACATGCCGTACGACATGTACGAGGCGGAGGACGGGACGGTCGGCGGCGGTGCCACGGTGGTGGGGCCCAACCGGACCATCGGTGACATCGCGGGCGAGGCGTCCGGGCGCAAGGCCGTCCACCTCGACAGGACCGGCGAGTACGTCGAGTTCACCACCAAGGCGGACACGAACACCCTGGTGACCCGCTTCTCCATCCCGGACGCGCCGGGCGGCGGCGGCATCGACGCCACGCTCGACGTGTACGTCGACGGCGTCATGAAGAAGGCGCTGCCGCTGACGTCGAAGTACGCCTGGCTGTACGGCGCCGAGGCGTCGCCGGGCAACTCCCCCGGTGCGGGCGCCCCGCGGCACATCTACGACGAGGCGCACATCATGCTGGGCGAGACGGTCCCGGCGGGCAGCACGATCCGGCTGCAGAAGGACGCGGCGAACACCTCCGACTACGCGATCGACTTCGTCAACCTGGAGCAGGTCTCGGCGACGGCGAACCCCGATCCGGCGGCGTACGCCGTGCCGGCCGGGTTCACCCACCAGGACGTGCAGAACGCGCTGGACAAGGTCCGCATGGACACCTCGGGCAAGCTGGTGGGTGTGTACCTGCCGCCCGGCGACTACCAGACGTCGAGCAAGTTCCAGGTGTACGGCAAGGCGGTGAAGGTGGTCGGCGCCGGTCCCTGGTTCACGAAGTTCCACGCGCCCACGACGCAGGACAACACCGACATCGGGTTCCGTGCCGAGGCGAGCGCGAAGGGTTCGACGTTCGCGAACTTCGCCTACTTCGGCAACTACACGAGCCGCATCGACGGGCCGGGCAAGGTGTTCGACTTCTCCAACACCTCGGACATCGTGATCGACAACATCTGGAACGAGCACATGGTGTGCCTGTACTGGGGCGCCAACACCGACCGGATGACGATCAGGAACTCCCGGATCCGCAACATGTTCGCCGACGGCATCAACATGACCAACGGCTCGACCGACAACCTCGTCTCCAACAACGACGCCCGGGCGACCGGCGACGACAGCTTCGCGCTCTTCTCGGCGATCGACGCGGGCGGCGCGGACATGAAGAACAACCTGTACGAGAACCTCACGACCACGCTGACCTGGCGTGCGGCGGGCCTGGCCGTCTACGGCGGCTACAACAACACCTTCCGCAACATCCACATCGCGGACACCCTGGTCTACTCGGGCATCACCATCAGCTCACTGGACTTCGGCTACCCGATGAACGGGTTCGGCACCGATCCGACGACCTTCGAGAACGTCTCGATCGTCCGGGCCGGCGGGCACTTCTGGGGCGGGCAGACCTTCCCGGGCATCTGGGTGTTCTCGGCGTCCAAGGTGTTCCAGGGCATCAGGGTCAACAACGTCGACATCGTCGACCCGACCTACAGCGGCATCATGTTCCAGACGAACTACGTGGGAGGTCAGCCGCAGTTCCCGATCAAGGACACGGTCTTCACCGACGTCTCCGTCACGGGCGCGCACAAGAGCGGTGACGAGTTCGACGCCAAGTCCGGCTTCGGCCTGTGGGCCAACGAGATGCCCGAGAGCGGGCAGGGACCGGCGGTCGGTGAGGTCACCTTCAACGGACTGGCACTCGGCGACAACGCCGTCGACATCCGCAACACCACGTCGACGTTCAAGATCATCCGCAATCCGTAGGACCGGCCCGTACGGGGATCGGCAACGACTGTTGTCGGACAGGCCACTGACTGGCGCAAGTCTCTTGCGAGACTTGCGCTAGTCTTGCGTTTGTGACGCGACGACTTGCTCAGGTGGCGAAGAAGGTTGGGGTCAGCGAGGCCACGGTCAGCCGGGTGCTCAACGGCAAACCGGGGGTCTCCGAGACGACCCGGCAGTCCGTGCTCAGCGCGCTGGACGTCCTGGGCTACGAGCGGCCCACCCAGCTGCGCGGCGAGCGCGCCCGCCTGGTCGGCCTGGTCCTGCCCGAGCTGCAGAACCCGATCTTCCCCGCGTTCGCCGAGGTCATCGGCGGCGCCCTCGCCCAGCAGGGCCTCACACCGGTGCTGTGCACCCAGACCAAGGGCGGCGTCTCCGAGGCCGACTACGTCGAGCTGCTGCTCCAACAACAGGTCTCCGGGGTCGTCTTCGCCGGCGGCGGTCTGTTCGCGCAGGCGGACGCCCCGCACGACCACTACCGGCTGCTCGCCGAGCGCAACATCCCCGTGGTGCTCGTCAACGCCTCCATACCCGACCTCGGCTTTCCCTGCATCGCCTGCGCCGACGCCGTCGCCGTCGAGCAGTCCTGGCGGCACCTGACGTCACTGGGCCACGAGCGGATCGGTCTCGTCCTCGGCCCCTCCGACCACATCCCGTCCCGGCGGAAGCTGACGGCCGCCCGCGAGGCCGCACAGGCCTCCAACGGCACCCTGCCCGACGCCCACGTGGAACGGGCCATGTTCTCCCTGGAGGGCGGCCAGGCCGCCGCCACCCGCCTCCTGGACCGCGGCATCACCGGCATCATCTGCGCCAGCGACCCCCTCGCCCTCGGCGCCGTCCGCGCCGCCCGCCGCCGCGGACACCGCGTACCCCACGACGTCTCCGTCGTCGGCTACGACGACAGCGCCTTCATGACCTGCACCGAACCACCCCTCACCACCGTCCGCCAACCCATCGAAGCCATGGGACGCGCCGCCGTCGACCTCCTCTGCGCACAAATCCAGGGCACCGAAGTCCCCCACAGGGAGCTGCTCTTCGAGCCGGAACTGGTCGTGCGCGGCTCCACCGCCCAGGTTTCCACCCGGTAGCGGGAACCGGGCATCTTCCATGCCCTGTCAAACATTTACGAAATCAGCGCGAGATATTGCGCCCACTTGTTCACGGTGGTTGAGTGAGCGGCGCCCCACAACGCATCGGCGGTGGGGCGCCTTCCACGTTCATGCCCGAAGGGGACCACCCATGAGAAGTGCTCGGTTCCGCCGTACTCGCCGTGCCGGCGCCATCACGCTCGTCTCCGCCCTCACCCTGACCGCTCTCGCCGCCTGCGGCACGAGCAGCAGTGACGACGGCGGCGGTTCCGAAGGCGGCAGCGGGTCCTCCGACCCGGCCGCTCCGCTGGACCCGAAGACCAAGGTGACGATCACCATCGACTGCATGCCGCCGAAGGCGAAGGCGGCCGAGCTGAAGGAGTGGCAGGAGGACGTCAAGGAGTTCAACAAGACCTACC includes:
- a CDS encoding discoidin domain-containing protein, whose product is MRNRNWRSRALCTVVATSLLALGGPLLSATAAGGPNIAVGDATAASSSHGEYGAANITDGNQGTYWQSGGGSLPQWVQTDLGATERIDEVVLRLPAGWESRDQTLSVQGSADGTGFSTLKTSATYAFDPGSGNTVTIAFPATQTRFVRVDITANTGWQAAQLSELEVHAAGESSVNLAAGRRLTASSSTGAYTPGNGNDGNKATYWESANNALPQWLQADLGSARRVNRVVLRLPDGWPTRSQTLKIQASDNGSDFTDLTAAKAYTFDAAGGQSATVTFDAATARYVRVLVTANTGQPAAQISELEVYGPETGDTQAPTTPANLAFTEPATGQIRLTWNESSDDTAVTGYDVYANGDLLTSVAGDVTTYTDTRPAGTTVTYHVRAKDAAGNQSGDSNSVTRRADTGDTQAPTAPSNLALTEPVPGQVKLTWTASTDDRGVTGYDVYADNKLRKSVAGNVTTYTDTQPASANVTYFVRAKDAAGNESGDSNSVFRGGTMDGSNLAVGKPITASSHIHTYVAENANDNSTSTYWEGAAGGYPNTLTLKLGANADVDSVVLKLNPDAGWSRRTQHIEVLGRAQDASGLTSLVAARDYVFDPASGGNSVTIPVGERAADVQLKVTSNTGATAGQVAEFQVIGTPAPNPDLEVTGLTTSPGSPVESDEITVSATVRNSGAADAPAGKVAVRLGDTKVATADVPALEAGAQRTVSASLGAREAGSYELSAVADEANEIIEQNETNNTYTRPDPLVVKPVQSSDLVAAAVTTSPSSPAAGDDVTFRVALRNQGTQDSAGGGHPVTLALVDSKGDTVKTLTGTHSGVIAAGSTAPAVSLGTWKAANGSYSLKVTVADDANELPVKRENNTSTQPLFVGRGANMPYDMYEAEDGTVGGGATVVGPNRTIGDIAGEASGRKAVHLDRTGEYVEFTTKADTNTLVTRFSIPDAPGGGGIDATLDVYVDGVMKKALPLTSKYAWLYGAEASPGNSPGAGAPRHIYDEAHIMLGETVPAGSTIRLQKDAANTSDYAIDFVNLEQVSATANPDPAAYAVPAGFTHQDVQNALDKVRMDTSGKLVGVYLPPGDYQTSSKFQVYGKAVKVVGAGPWFTKFHAPTTQDNTDIGFRAEASAKGSTFANFAYFGNYTSRIDGPGKVFDFSNTSDIVIDNIWNEHMVCLYWGANTDRMTIRNSRIRNMFADGINMTNGSTDNLVSNNDARATGDDSFALFSAIDAGGADMKNNLYENLTTTLTWRAAGLAVYGGYNNTFRNIHIADTLVYSGITISSLDFGYPMNGFGTDPTTFENVSIVRAGGHFWGGQTFPGIWVFSASKVFQGIRVNNVDIVDPTYSGIMFQTNYVGGQPQFPIKDTVFTDVSVTGAHKSGDEFDAKSGFGLWANEMPESGQGPAVGEVTFNGLALGDNAVDIRNTTSTFKIIRNP
- a CDS encoding LacI family DNA-binding transcriptional regulator is translated as MTRRLAQVAKKVGVSEATVSRVLNGKPGVSETTRQSVLSALDVLGYERPTQLRGERARLVGLVLPELQNPIFPAFAEVIGGALAQQGLTPVLCTQTKGGVSEADYVELLLQQQVSGVVFAGGGLFAQADAPHDHYRLLAERNIPVVLVNASIPDLGFPCIACADAVAVEQSWRHLTSLGHERIGLVLGPSDHIPSRRKLTAAREAAQASNGTLPDAHVERAMFSLEGGQAAATRLLDRGITGIICASDPLALGAVRAARRRGHRVPHDVSVVGYDDSAFMTCTEPPLTTVRQPIEAMGRAAVDLLCAQIQGTEVPHRELLFEPELVVRGSTAQVSTR